The sequence AGGGCTCAGAGGTCAGGTCAGGATAGTGGGGACATGAGGGGACCCTGTCCTGAGTGGGGGCAGCCACCTAACCCTGGTCGGGActgaggggaggctgggaggaccAGGTCACGGGGGGGACCTGAGCCCGCTGGCCCTGGGGGGACGGGCCCGGTCAGCAGCAGGACTCGCAGGCCGAGACGGGCACGCAGCACGCGGGGCGGGAGCACGCGGGGCGGCAGAGCAGGGACACGCAGGAGGCCGGGCGGCAGCAGCTGGGCTGGCAGCAGGAGGCGGGGGCCCCGCAGGAGGAGACGGGCACGCAGCAGGCGGGGCGGCACACGGGCCGGCAGAGGAGGGACACGGAGGACGAGGGTCTGTAGCAGGacgaggggcaggggcagggctggcagcaCGAGGAGGCCGAGCAGGGGGAGGCCTCACAGCACACGGGCGTGCAGCAGACGGGTGTGCAACAGACGGGCCTGCAGCACACGGGCCTGCAGCAGACGGGCCTGCAGCAGACGGGCACACAGCAGGCCggctggcagggggaggaggtgcAGGAGCTGGTGCAGCCtgacaggcaggggctgggctcacAGCTCGCTGGGGTGCAGACGAGGGCCAGGCGGGGCGCGGGGGTGCAGCCGCTGGGGGCGCAGCAGGGGGGCTCGCAGCAGCTCTCTGGACAGTCGTCCCACTGCCAGGAGGAGCCGGTGCAGGAGTCACAGGAACCGGGCAGGCAGACGTGGCTGCCGTAGCTTAGGTTGCTGGAGCAGCCGGACAGGGTGGAGGCGGCCATGGTGGGGgcggtggggctggaggaggtgagtgtgtgtgagtgtgtgtgaggtgCTCTGTGATGCCAGGCCTTTTATATCCGCCGTGTTGTCCCAGCAGGAAGTGCCCACGCCTGGCCTTCCTGTTGGGGCTGAGAGCAGGTGCAGGAGCCCCTCATTAGTGGTGGCGTATTTGCGGCAACAGTTTTCACTCGTTGGACTCGTGAGTGTGAATATCCCGAGTTGCAGGTTGTTTCCCAGCTCTCCTCTGTTTGGTTCCAGAAACGTTTGGAAAAATATTGAGGCAAGGTCAGGCCGAGCGGAGGCTTGGAGGGGAACGCTCTCCAAAGTAACGAATTCAGTTCCTTCTGTCCTCAGTTTGGGGTACTTTCCCCCTTATCTTGAAGTGTAAACATTTTTCATCCAAGTGTAAAGTGACCCCGGAACATTCACAGGGTTCAGAGGGTGGATCATCAAACCGGGTCCAGGGGTCAAGTTTCTGCAGGGGCCGGTGTGTGGTCCAGGGGCCACCGCCGCCGATGCTGCCATGGCAGCGGGAGGCACCACAGGGGGCCCGGCCAGCCCCATCCCCGCGCCACCCAGCCCGCCCGAGAGGCGTGTTGATGGGCGGTGCCTGGTTGGACCCTCGGTTATGACACCTCAGCAAAGAGCTGCCTGGGGGAGTTGCGGGCTGTGATCCAGACTCAGGGACCCAGGGCCACACTCTGCTCTGGCCTGCAGCTTGCATGAATGTTTTCCCCAAACCCAGGTGCCTTCTTGGTCCCCACACTGTGCGCCCCATGCCCCATGGCTGAGCAGCTGCCCCTCTGGCCAGAACATGCCCCTCTCGCAGGTGATACCCCGAGTCTAGGTTCAGGAGAGGAGGGTGTCTCCTCCTCGAGTCCCTGTGGGGCGGGGGAGCCGAGGGAGCTCGTGGGCTCTGTGCACTGGGACAGGAAGTCAGTGCGGGCTGACTATGGTGGAGAGGGTGACAGCCCCTGGGGCAGTGATGGTCACGACGGCCCAGGAGACGGCGGGGAGGTTAGGGAACGCTTTCTGAGCACCTGTTCCAGACCCGGCAGGATCGGAGCGCATCCCAGCTGTTAACTCACTGAATTTCACATCAGCCAGGTGAGGAAGTTACTGCGAACGGAAGAGAAAGcctgggcacagagaggttaagcaacgtgctcaaggtcacacagcccaaAGTGTCAGGACCGGGATGGGAAGCCGGCCGTCTGAACACAGGGTCAAAGTTCTCAGCCAGGATGCTCCCCCGGTCAGATTCTGACTCAGAGAGCACGTGTCCAGGGAAATTTAACACCGAGCAGCTGGACTGAAAATTCATAATGGAGGCAGGAAAGAGCAAAATTCGCAGAAAATCAGCTCAGTGGTTTCAAGGACAAAGACAGCTAGTTCCTCCGAAtcacagagggaggagagaaaatccCCAAA is a genomic window of Sus scrofa isolate TJ Tabasco breed Duroc chromosome 13, Sscrofa11.1, whole genome shotgun sequence containing:
- the LOC106508042 gene encoding keratin-associated protein 10-3-like, with product MAASTLSGCSSNLSYGSHVCLPGSCDSCTGSSWQWDDCPESCCEPPCCAPSGCTPAPRLALVCTPASCEPSPCLSGCTSSCTSSPCQPACCVPVCCRPVCCRPVCCRPVCCTPVCCTPVCCEASPCSASSCCQPCPCPSSCYRPSSSVSLLCRPVCRPACCVPVSSCGAPASCCQPSCCRPASCVSLLCRPACSRPACCVPVSACESCC